In Sciurus carolinensis chromosome 8, mSciCar1.2, whole genome shotgun sequence, the genomic stretch taatcccacccactcaagaggttgaggcaagaggaatAGCAAATTTGAGAGTAGCTGGGTAACTCActgacctgtttcaaaataaaaaatttaaaagactagggatgtagcttagtggtagagtatccctgaattcaatcccaggtactagagggaaagaaaaaaaaaagacaaggaatttttttttttaaagtttaccaAAGAACACTCCCAAGTCAAAtactataagagaaaaaaaaaaaaaaatcgtggtCAGAATTTGACAAGTTATTGAACATAAAATTACTTCTATaagtatgaaaaaatgtaaaaatcctaCAGCACAGAAAGACAACACAAGAACAAACATATAGGTAACAGgactcaagaaaagaaaaaaagctaagAAAAAATGACAATTATGAGGCAAGATTTctgtcagaaaaaaatgtgattagTGATATGTATGTgctattttttcaataaaagttttagaatgaTTTATAGTACCTTAAACTTTCTGAATGTATGTTATAATTTAAACATTAACATTAAACAATTCaactttttaaaggaattttttaaatttgagcaCTTCTAGACTAATAGATAAAACTTGGCCAGTATTCTGCAAATGTATCATGGGaatagaaaacaaggaaagactgAGAAACTCACAGGAGACTAAAAGGAATTAATTcctggagaagaaaagggaattacAGGAAAAACCAATGAAATCCACTGTCTAGAGTTGACTTAATAGCATTGAACTAACGTTAATTCTCAGTTTTGATAAACTCACCATAGTTATACAATATGATGAAATCCAAAGAAGTATATAAAACAGAGGACTCAGTCTCTGTGGTGCCCACATGGGTCACAGAGTAATGTGTTGTGCACCCCGGGGACATTTAGCTGCTTGCCTGGCCCATATAGATTACAACATAGATAGCAGACCCAACCTTCCCACTCAAGCCCACGTAGAGACCCAGTGTCCCTGGGTGAGTGGATGGCGGGAGGGCAGTAAATTCACCTCTAATTGAGAACCACTGCACTAcattcatttctaatattagCTAGCCAGAAAATTCCTATTATCTCTTGTgataggaaggggaaaaaatcagaCAAGTTTAATATCTATGAAAATCACTCTTAATTAACATTTCCTAGTGAAAGTATATTCAGAGTTGATCAACTTATGGTTGCCAAGtggtttttagagaaaatttacATGCAAACCAAAATGATACCTATTAGGTTTTACTGCAAACAGGACATAGAAAACTGCTGAACTGCGAAGAaaacaggtcttttttttttttttttttttttttttttgtcgtttTTGTAGAGCGGTAGAgtcatacatagtagttgggtcaggaaacttgtattttaaaagatctatACCCTATGCACTAGCTGTCCACTCTGATGATAATACCATCCTAAGAGGTTTCATAGCTATGAAAGTCATTGCCATCATTATCAAGCAATactttattaggaaaaataattatttggaatttagttttattttcaaagtcatgTTACTTAAGGAATTGGggctttgaaaatgaaattcatcCCAAGGGAAAAGTCGGGGATTTCATTCTGCAGAACCCCTACTTCCTCCTTCCCTGACAGTTGACTCCTTTTTGGATTGTGGAAAACATAAACTTTCTCATGAAGTGTGCCCATGTCATTCCCTGGTTTGTCTCTCAGAACCTGCAAGAACCTGTTGTATGCTCTTGGATTTGGTTTTTACTCTATCAGCCTTTTACTTTTTGTCCCTCAGCATGGAGGACAGTTCAAGGTCTGATCTCTGTAAAGGCTTCTGAGAAAAATGTTCTCAAGCACAGTTTCACAGCACCTTGAGCAACCTTCAAACTTATCACTATGATCAATTACCCAGTATCGGTCAAACACATTGTTTTTGTAGTCATGTCTTTTAACTGACTTTTATAATAGGGAATCTTTCTATTCTGAATACATGATTTATTAGtccttttttattactataatgaaataatggAGAGAGGATACTTTATGAACAAAAGATGTTGAGCCCAGCTTCCAGTACTGGGTTCAAGAGCATGGCACAGGCATCAACTTTGCTCTGGTAAAGACCTCATGGTGGATGCTATCACAACAATGGGATCATATGTAACAAGGAGAGATCATATCTCCAGGTAGGTTCCCAGAAAGGAGGTCAAAGAGACAGGATGGGGCCTTGTTTCCTGATAACAACCCTCTTGTGAGAACTCACTCAGGGGTCCCATGAGAACAACCTTAATTCTTTTGGAAGACATACAACCAATTATCTGAGGACCTCCCACCAGGTCTCACCTCCTGGCATGACATTAAAGACAAGTTTCTTAAACATGAACCATTGGGAGATAAATGTAAACCATATACAAACCACGGCACGCAGattaacagcaaaaataaacaaaagaaaaaggaaaagaaaaaaatcacattaatattcagagaagaaaatctATGAATGTATGAAAGATTAAAATCATAGAAGTATCTACTTAAAACATAAAAGCATAGTCTAAAACCACCATTTCCTTAGGAGATAAATTGCAAAAAGTGACATTAAGAACCATGCtagaagaataaatatgtatttcGCTTACTGAAAcaaatctacttatttatttgttcttaaaaGCATTCAAGTGAattatactcattttttttataataatgaaagaaatgttcTTCTGTCAATAGCCTATATGCAATTTTTATGAACTGCAGAAGTTATAGTTCCATTCTCTAAATGTCAAGTAGAAAAATAAGGTACTTTTGATGGTCAAATGTAACATGATACAGATGCTAAGAACAGTTTAGTAACTTCTTAAAAAGGTAAATGTAGAGTTACCAAATGAGTCAGCAATTCTACTCTGAGCTTCAtactaaagagaaaagaagacatttGTCCCAGCTACTCATATTAGCTCAATGgtgaaaataagccaaatgcccatcaaatgatgaaatgataaaaaaaatacactctATCATGCAATGGAGTAATCTTTGGACAAAAAAATGAGTATACGTCACAACAAGGATAATCCTTGTGATcactatgctaaatgaaagaagccagtcacaaaagaccacatctTCTAATAGTCTATGTATGTGAAAGTTCACAGAGGAACATTTGTAAAGACAAAAAGGAGATTAGTGATTTCTGGGGCCAGGAAAGAGGTGGATAGGAAAGTGATGGCTATGGAGTACAGAGTTTCTTCCTAAGATTTCTTAGGAAATCTTACTGTTTTCATATTGACTGTGATGACGGGTGTGTATCTGTGGATCTAAAAACGACAGAATTATACACTTTACTTGGAGGGATGTACGTATGGATGGATGGTATGTGGATAATATGACAGTAAGGATGTTAAAGAGAGAGACCAAGAAACAGGATAGAGACAGAGTTCTTAACCCCTCAGGGGGAGAGAAACAGTTGCTATGAACAGAAGGGTGGGCTGAAAGAAAAGACTTGGTGTCTTGCAGAGGGTCAGCTAACCTTGGCTGCTGCGGGGCTTGGGGTTCAGGCCGCGCGTGTCTTTGGCACCCACCTGACTCGTGGTCCGGGTCTGTGACCGGTTTCAGCATCCACCACCAGCGTCCATGCCTCTCGTGCTCTCCTCGCGCCCAGGTGCCAACGGTCACCTGAGCCCTGGGCACTTTGCCTCTGGCTGCATCCACAGACATAGGGAACTTCTGGAAGCCGAATCCCTACTAGAGGCCGGGACCCCGCCGCCCGGTTCCCATGGGCAGCACCCTGAGTTCGCTGCAGCCCGCGCCGCCAACCCGGGTTCAGGGGCGCCTGAACCCTCAGCTCCAGCTGACTCCAGCTCCTGCTCTGGAACGTGTTCAGCATGGCCACAATGATACCTGGGTCCAGAGTGGGCCAGTTCCAAAGATGCCACCGGCCTGGAACTTCACCAAGCCAGGGAAGGAGGGAACCGAGTCGTGGGGGGGCTTCTCCACCAGGTCATCCCCAGAGACCATGATGGGACCGGATCTTTCCAGCGCTTGGGAGAATTACATGAAGCGACGGCTCTGGAGTGCCCGGAACCCAAGACGGACCTGGAGCCCGGTGACCATCAAGATCGCCCCTCCTCAGCGCAGGGAGAGCCCATTGGCATCCCAGGGGCAGGGAGCCCCCTCTGCTGGACGCCCAGACCCTTGCTCCAGGGAGACCGTGCTGAGAGCACTCAGCGAGTGCAAGAAAGGGAACAGGAGGTTTGATGGACCACTGTGGTTTGAAATCCCAGAGATCAAGAGCAGGAggcagaacccagagcccaggccATCTGCCTTCAAGCCCCGGATAAAAAACGGAGTAGTGCCTGCCTTTGTACCAAGGCCTGGGCCTCTGAACCCAAGTCTCTGCTCCTGGAGCCTCAGCCTCTGCAATGTGCAGACTGACTGCACATCCTATGTGGAGCCTTCCTTGTCTGCTGCCCAGTCTGTCCAAGGAGCTGCAACCGGGCTGGGCACTGAGTCTCAGCCGGAGAGCTGGGAGAATATTCAGCCTTCCTGTGGCCTTCACAGGCCTCCTGAGCACCAGAAAGGTGCCTGTAGGGTCCCAATTATCTCTGAGGGCACCCAGCCTGCTGGTCCCTTTGGTTTCTGAATACAGCCCTGCCAATTCCTTCTGGAGACTTCAGCCTATGTATCTACTTTTGTCTTCTGACTCCATGCTCTACCACAGCATGGAACTCTGACACTACAACTCACCAAGTACTGTTCCACCTTCCTGACCTACCAAGCCCCTGCACCAGCCTGCAAACCCACACTGGAGCATTGTTCTTATTGAAACCTAAGCCTCCTCTTTGTCTGCCCtcttcttcctgcccttcctcctcaGACATTTCAGAAAAGCATATTTCTTTTCCCGCTCCCATTTGCCTGGTTTGTATAGTTAAATATTTGATCTTATTAAAAATTAGTCAATAAAAAGGAACTTTTCATGCAAAACTGAAGGGAAAGTATGTTGCACACAGGGAAAGTGCCAAGTCTTGCAttagaatgatttttatttatttgaagttcTAATCTAAATCCAGTAAAGCTAGGGAGTAGTCAGTATAAAATTAACATGATGAACTATGATGGAGTATTAGAGTACAGGGGCCACAGTGAAGAACAGGGATTGTATTCTAAGAACTATGTGCTCTAGGAGAAGGAAGATTAAGGTCTggggatatattttttaaaaaggtgatcaGGTTGCTATATGAATAGTAGAGGATCCAGGGGTAGCTACTGAAACAATCAACCAAGGTCAACAAAATTTCAAAGGAGATGAGAATGGCTTGGTCTGAGAGGGAAATGATGCATTGACTGAATTAAAGGTATATTTACAAGGTTGATATTAAGGACTTTGCTATTGCCTGAAATGACAGCTTTAGGAAAGTGAAAGAATTCCAAGATCTTATTAGTTCAAGATATGGGTGGAAGGTAGTGCCACTtgagatataaaaaaaaagaaaatgtttggagAAAccaagagttttttaaaattttgcttcctAGAAGAACTAgagtattttttatgtttgtggAATTATCAACCATgcagttgaaaaagaaaaaaagaaaactggaactCAGTGTGTGAATTTGTAGAAATAAATTTGTGAATCTTGAACAACATTTATGTTCACCCACAACATGGAAATGGTCCTTAAACCTACAGGCTACATGAGATTACTGATgtagagaaaacaaaatcaattatGAAATCTATGGTGCTCCAATGTTTAGAAcatgaaaggaaaaaggagacaAGAAGAAACCTGAGAACCAACGGTCATTGAGGTGGGAAGGAATCCAGGAGCAGCAGTAATACTGAGGAGAATTCCACAGGATGGAATTTAACAGTCATGTTAGAGATGTCTCATTGCTGACTTTGAGAAgagaaattcacataaaatttgGAGAATAGGAAGCCTGAATTTAGTGGAAAGATGCAAGGAAGGTTGGATCGGAGGCAGGGATTATAGAAGTCATTGGCAAGTACTAAGTTGTGAAGTAAAGCAGGCAAGTAAGAAGCTGCAGGGAATTTCTAAGATTCTTTTTTAAGAAAGGATAAGGAAATGTTTCATTGGTTAAGTGTTTTTGGGGAAGAACTGGAGCAATGGAATGATCAAGTGCTCATGGAGGATGGGTAGCTCATTGATCCATTATAACTGCAGGGTTGGGCAGAGTCAGGGATATAGAAAGGCCTAAAGTGGTAAAGTCAGTTATGGGACCTAGGGAAGATGTCTCTTCTATTTATAAAGCAAGAGTGTTAGCAAAAGGGGAGTGGGAAAATGTATCCAAGGTTTGGGGATGAAACTAAAGATATGAATTAGTGTTCTCAGTGTGAGAAAAGAAACAGTGTGGGAAAATTTAAtaggattttaataaaatataatgtgacCATTTCAGATTGAATTCTGAAATTAAAGGGGAAATCAGTAAATATGATTAATTTTctctagattttattttacttgaaccAGTACAAATGTGGAATGAAGAAATAATCTGTGGATGGGgtgaaaatatttgtcaaaaatataATGTGTCAGTATTCAAAATCTATAAGGAACTAAaagaactcaatagcaaaaaacaaataacttgatttaaaaaCTCTACTTAAGACCTGAATAATCATTTCTATAAGACACCCTAATATCCAGCAGGAATATGAAGTAATGTTTACCATCACTAATCAtctggaaatgcaaatttaaactataaGTTAATACAATACAACTTTTAGAGTTACttattaaaaagatgaaagatcagtggtatagagagaaaagaaacccTTGCACACACATTGGGGATAATAAAATTAATACGTacattctggaaagtagtatggaagttcctccaaaattaaaaaaatgtaccaCATAATCTAGTAATCCACTACTAACCCTGTGTTAAAAGGAAGTGTAATCAGtttgtcaaagagatatctgcactgccatcattcacaaaagctaagatatggaagcaagtgtctatcaatggataaatgaataaaaaaaatgtgtcttgATCAAGCCATCTGGGCTCTGGAATGCCAGGGGTAGGGTGTAGCTTTGCTTCCAGTTGAGGGACACTGCATAGCCAATATTCATAAGACAAGGAGTTGGTGAAGAACATCTCCAGGAGATGAGTTCAATGGGAATTTCCTAATCATAAATTTCAGAACTGTGACAGGTTTAGGAAGACAGAATGGGAGCTAGGGTAAGAACTAGAATAATCTTGGAGGGCCTGATGTGCTCTGAATGAGATTCCTTATCATGTTATCCAAAGCAGTGTCCCAGCCCTATGAGTCAGATTATTATACTACAGAGTATTACGTTCTGTCAGTCACATATACAGTATTTATCAGGAATATAAGGACACATTTCACAAAGGGCATAGCACTTCACTTTTCTGAGCCAATACTGCTTAAGCACACATGATTCCATTGTGAGCAACGTGAGGCCCTCTATTCTTAGGCATGAGACATGAATATACAAATCCTTGGGATAGAACAGAGATTCTGAAGTAGTTATCTAAAGGTTTAATATACAATCTTGGTATTTTCTGAAATCAGTGTGAAATAATTAACTGCTAAACAAATTGAACTGAAACAAGTGGATACCCCATTAGATATAAGAATATAGGTGAAGTTGGTCCTGGGTCTAAGAGTTCTGCATCCAAGAATTCAATCACCACagactaaaaatgtttttttaaaaatcatgtctgCACAGAGCATGTGCAGATTTTTTCTTGTGGCTATTCTCAGCGATTCAGGGTAACAACTACTTACATAGAAATTACAACTTATTAGGTGTTAAGTAATTGAGACactatttaaaatacatgaaaagttgTGCACAGTTTGCcaattttatataagggattcaAGTATCCACAGGTTtcagtatatgtgtatatatatgaattttcacTCATTGTCCAAAACAAGGTCTGCTAATAGCTATCCTTGACAAGATTAGAGTGTCTTGGGACATTAATCCCCAAAGGACGTTGAAGGCTGATGTATATAATTAGAAACTCAATCTCCTTTGTCACAGACTTTCTTTGTTATCCCGATATCCTTGTTTCTATCAATTTAATTGAATTTCAACACAAATTCCCTTCAATGTGTTATCAAATAGTTGTGTAAGTTATCTACTTATTTCATGGAAGAACAAAATATAAGTGCAGAAAGGGAGTTCTTTTTGCTTTAAAGTTAAGTTTAGTAATTTGGAAAGTCTTAAGTGGAGTTGCCAAAAACAATCCTGTGTTAGATGTGAGGAAGGTATCTATAAAACATTGGTAAAAATCTACaaattggggctggagttgtggctcagtggagagcacttgcctagcatgtgaggcactaggttgatcctcagcaccacatgcaaataaatatataaaaggaattgttattgtgtccatctaaaaataaaaataatttttaaaaatctacaaatcaTAAACACTTTAAAGGCAGGTGACACAGGGAAGGAGGCTACCTTTGTGACCCTCAGAGAGGAGCATGGATTACTCTTTCACAAATATAAGAAAGCTATAAACCTTAGTGAGAAAAATATAGaatagaaatagtaaaaatatagCTCTACAATTCATACAAGAATAATTCAAATTATCAATGACCTATAAATATTCAAAGGTATTCCACTTATTCAAAAAATATACAACTACagtatgttcatatatgttttatgtattattatatacatgtgtatatatatgaattttcacTCATTGCCCAAAACAAGGTCTGCTAATAGCAATCCTTGGCAAGATTGTAGGAAAAATAGGTAATCTCATATAAATCTGTTAAATTGATGAGAATGAGTATCTATAAATTCTCTTTGCTTGTAAATTTGTACTTCATTGATTTTAGCagtgtcatttaattttatacaGGATGCAATATGCAGCAAAGTTAGGAACTATGAAATAGAGTATATTAaccaaataagaagaaaaaagtggaaaaaagaaaataagaggagTCATTCTTATAACTTACATCAAAATGTGTAACATTAAACATTAATAACAATTCTATAATTTTGAAAGTTTGGCTCAGTAACATGTATGTTAgccttaaaacttttcttttcctattattaaTTTCCAAGTGTCCCTCCCCACTTCTAAACCACATGCCCATATTATTGTTAGTCTTTGATGATacaagcaaaggaaatgaacaaagaaatattaataaaaagaaaaggaagatccCCCTAAACTACCTGTACcaagacattgattttttttttttttcattttctcctaaattGCACTTCCTATCTACTGGAATTTCAGAGAAAAGATTTCATTTCAGATAACAAGATAGCTAGTACTATTTCACTCTAgctaaattttaataaagtagtatacaaaacatataaacatataaaaatatgtaaataggaCATGggacaaaaaattataaaataatacataaaataaagtatttgaggtaattattaaaacaatgaaaCTTAGAAGGCTTATATGTATGTTTACCCACATTATGCATATATGATTTATATAGACACATGTATATAGATGTGTGTGCCTAAATACATGTAAGCACACAATTCCACTACCTCAGTGTTTTGGACAGTTAACCTAAACATTTTGCTTAAAAAAGGCATCACAAAAATATATTGCTTGGACTTCtaatataaatgtgtatttgtcaaacttttaaataagaaacagatttttttattgCATTGAATTTTGCTAATTGCAATTCTACATAAACTACACCCACAtcacttcttctatttctttttctgattctttaaaGTGAAACCAGGgtttaaatatttccaaaaaaataggaaagcaGATTGCTTTTagatttttcctagtgttttgtaGATGACATTCTCTCACCTAATTCTGAAGAAATGTTTTTGGCCACTTTAATTAAGCGTCTCCAAATcattaaacttaatttttcaaaacaattttcttatTGTACTTGTAATtcatttatctataaaataattagattaaTTACCTAATCTTTCATTATGAACGACTTTGGTAACATATTCAAGTGCATTTATGGGAAAATGCAATTAAATTGACTGAAGCATAAGGATACTGGAATATTAAAGAGAACCTGTAGTAAAGGAGAATTTTTGATTGTCTAAATATTATACCTATATTCTTATGTGGTTTTGTATAAATATACCTAATATGTATgatgcatacacatatatgccTACAGATATGCCTAtagcatacttttaaaattcatgtacaCTTGGATGTATAtcaatatttgtgtatgtatgtatatagtcATATGTCTTTAAACACATACTTACCTATGCATTTAATATACTCTAGatattaataaaattggaaatcaGTACACTAGGATAAGATGATAGTATAAGCCCCAATTATATAAGCACTTGTTAAGGAAGAATATAAAgggaaaatgatcagaaaaaaatttaaaaatcaataaaactataataagTTTTTGGGTAttgatttatagatatcaacaaTCATTTAATAACAATGtttcataaagaaatttaaaatctaaaatttaatgtgaatattaatttggattttacatttgtaaaaactaaatatttcccaaatatttaacATATGAGATAATTACATTGAATTCAGCAAATAATCTTCCATAATTTTTGATAATGGCTAGTAAATAAGAATTtactttattgtttattttctgagtGTTTTCTGACTCCAGTGTCATGCCTTGTATATGCTTGTTGTGTGCTTGATCTACTACCTGTGGCCATaacatgtataatatgtataacatttcattaacatgtataattttgtagttatatttcaaaagcatatttaaagCAAAGGCTTTTGTTTTGGCTTGCAGAATTTTTATGCTCTAGTTTTAGTTTTAGCTaggaaaatgttctgaaatatagcattattatattttatgaaatgtaaaaatgaaggttggagatgtagctcaatatAATAGCACTTGTCTAGCTAAAGCTatgggttctatctccagcactccataaaaaaaagaaaaagaaaaagaaaactggttcATATAAAGTGACTTATTTTATATGCACTTAAAATACTATGTTTCTAGTTAAATATATGACATTTCTCTAAGAGATGTGAAATTATTATATTGgaaagcaaaagttaaaaaagtcttttaagCAATTATAGCTCTCAACATTTTTtgactttggaaaacaataaTTATGATAATAGCACACATCATAAGTTCAGGATCTtacattataataaattaaatattttatattaagctttcaaaaattttcaaaaatgattatTTGAGTTAATAGGATAtttagaatgttttaattttgaaagtacagccattgtgtgtatgtgtgtgtgtgtgtgtgtgtatgtatgtgtgcatgtgtattttgctggggactgaactatattcccaaccctttgttaaattttgagacagggtcttgctaagttgcccaggctggccttgaatttaagaTCCTCTTGaggagctaggattacagatgtgcatcaccagGTTAGGAGAAAGTACAACTAAATTTAATATCAGACTCTTTTCATAGAATATGGACTTGCTTTCTATTGAGCTTCTATCTTCCCTAATATACTTGCTCCCAGGACTAGCTCTGCATTAATGTCTGTTGACAAGTATGAGCAGACATGGAGAGGGGCCCAGCTAAACATCATTACTCCAGAGAGTTCAACAGTGAAGcccatttctttgtattttgtctaCTTTATTCACACTGATCAGTGTTAAGTGACAAACACGTTTATCTAGATGGTcacattatacaatatatattaaaaaggggATTAGTAACATATGCTGTGAAATGAAGAGTCTTTAAGGTGGGTCCATGTGTCCCTCAGAATTAGAACTGACATACACAAATCATATCCAAGAAAAATACTCCCCAAAGTGCCTACTTTTAAATCCTAATTCCTCTCAGGTCTCATCTTCAGTTCTTAAGGTTTTGAGCGCAGTGGTCCAAATGTTTTCTGCTGGGACTCTTTTGTCTCTCCAGGTCATTGCTCTCTCCTTGCCCTAACACTTCTTAAGCAGACTCAGTGTCTATGCCACAAAACCTTAACTTCTACCTCAATCCTCTAGGTTACTTTCAActctttattaaaaacaaa encodes the following:
- the Pom121l12 gene encoding POM121-like protein 12 gives rise to the protein MGSTLSSLQPAPPTRVQGRLNPQLQLTPAPALERVQHGHNDTWVQSGPVPKMPPAWNFTKPGKEGTESWGGFSTRSSPETMMGPDLSSAWENYMKRRLWSARNPRRTWSPVTIKIAPPQRRESPLASQGQGAPSAGRPDPCSRETVLRALSECKKGNRRFDGPLWFEIPEIKSRRQNPEPRPSAFKPRIKNGVVPAFVPRPGPLNPSLCSWSLSLCNVQTDCTSYVEPSLSAAQSVQGAATGLGTESQPESWENIQPSCGLHRPPEHQKGACRVPIISEGTQPAGPFGF